The following nucleotide sequence is from Nesterenkonia xinjiangensis.
GCTCCTTGACGCGGGAATCGGCGAACCCCTCAATCCTAACGGCGCACGGGCCGTGAGGGGCCGTTCCGCCCCTAGGACTCGAACCTAGACTGCACAGCTCCAAAGGCTGGCGTGCTGCCATTACACCAGGGCGGAGTGCGCGCCACGAAGCACGCGTGGTTCATCTTCGCATGAGTGCCGATCGAGTTCACATCTTGACTTCCCTATCGCAAACTTCTATATTTGCTTACGTGAATATCAGCGAAGATCCCTGCGATCTCTTCACAGACGGGAACAATCATGACACGCACCCCATGCGCCACCGGCGCCACCAGCATCGCTGGCATCGCCCTGCTCACGCTGACCGGATGCGTCGGCCTCGGCCCCGGCGAGAGCCAGGCGGGCCCATCGACCGACGCGACCCGTGGGGACGGGGTGCAGATCCCCGACGAACATGGCGCGGAGCTGGTCCATCCGCTCGAGGACCCGGAGATCTTCGCCGAGATGCGCACTGCGGCCGAGGACCTCGAAAGCCTGCGGATGGGCGCGACGATGACCTTCGAGCTGGACGCTCCCTGGCTCACCCAGGAGCAGCACCTCGAGATGACCGCCGAGGGCGCGGCCGACTTCAGCGAGGTCCACGTGACCGCCTCCCTGACGGAGCAGGGAGACCCAGTGGAAGACATTGAGGCCTACATCCAGGACGGCACGGGCGTCGAGAACATCGACGACCAGGGCTGGACGGACTCCCCCTCCAGCACGATCGACGAGGGGACCGACAGCACCTACGCGGCCGTCCTGGAGGCCGTCATCGCGATGGAGGACCTCCTGGAGGTCGACTACGACGACGATTCCTACACCCTGGAGTACGCCGGCAGCGATGCGGAGATCTTCGACTCGCTGGAGGACCCCTTCTCCCTGAACCTGGACGGCTATGAACCCGAAGAGACCGACATGACCGTCGAGGTCCTCCTCGATCCGCAGACGCTGTTGATGGAGGAGTTCGAGTTCACCCTGTACACCCAGGAGTCGCCGAACCCGATCAGCCTCGGCATGGAGATCAGCG
It contains:
- a CDS encoding DUF6612 family protein → MTRTPCATGATSIAGIALLTLTGCVGLGPGESQAGPSTDATRGDGVQIPDEHGAELVHPLEDPEIFAEMRTAAEDLESLRMGATMTFELDAPWLTQEQHLEMTAEGAADFSEVHVTASLTEQGDPVEDIEAYIQDGTGVENIDDQGWTDSPSSTIDEGTDSTYAAVLEAVIAMEDLLEVDYDDDSYTLEYAGSDAEIFDSLEDPFSLNLDGYEPEETDMTVEVLLDPQTLLMEEFEFTLYTQESPNPISLGMEISVEYSMFNEVPPLEIPEDVLEEAYGPQH